A genomic window from Rhodococcus sp. KBS0724 includes:
- a CDS encoding carbohydrate ABC transporter permease: MTKALRGKIGTYIGVVLIIVWGLAPCYWMIVTALRDPSETFSTSLWPTNLTFSNFTAALDPDAKVNFTRALMNSLIIAGATTLVALVVGVFTAYALSRFDFRGKYFVTGIILGASMFPVVALVTPLFQMFTDLGWIGSYKALIIPNISFVLPLTVYTLTSFFSELPWELEEAARIDGATRGQAFRLIMLPLAAPALFTTAILAFIATVNEYLLALQLSSDKTAPVTVAMAKFSGTDPFVTPYTSIMAGGTLVMIPLVIMVLIFQRRIIAGLTAGGVKS, translated from the coding sequence ATGACCAAGGCACTACGCGGCAAGATCGGCACCTACATCGGCGTCGTACTGATCATCGTGTGGGGACTGGCTCCTTGCTACTGGATGATCGTGACGGCTCTGCGTGACCCGTCGGAGACATTCTCGACGTCGCTCTGGCCCACCAATCTGACGTTCTCCAACTTCACCGCGGCGCTTGATCCCGATGCCAAGGTGAACTTCACCCGGGCCCTGATGAACAGCCTCATCATCGCCGGCGCAACCACTCTTGTTGCTCTGGTCGTCGGTGTCTTCACGGCGTACGCGCTCTCGCGGTTCGACTTCCGTGGCAAATACTTCGTCACCGGCATCATCCTCGGCGCGTCCATGTTTCCGGTGGTCGCACTGGTGACGCCGTTGTTCCAGATGTTCACGGACCTCGGGTGGATCGGCAGCTACAAAGCGCTGATCATTCCCAACATCTCGTTTGTCCTACCGCTCACGGTGTACACGCTGACCTCCTTCTTCTCCGAACTCCCCTGGGAACTCGAAGAAGCTGCCCGCATCGACGGCGCTACCCGCGGTCAGGCCTTCCGGCTGATCATGTTGCCGCTCGCCGCGCCCGCACTGTTCACCACCGCGATCCTCGCGTTCATCGCGACGGTCAACGAGTACCTGCTGGCACTGCAGCTCTCGAGCGACAAAACGGCGCCCGTCACCGTGGCGATGGCCAAGTTCTCCGGTACCGATCCCTTTGTCACGCCGTACACCTCCATCATGGCCGGCGGCACCCTCGTGATGATTCCGCTCGTGATCATGGTTCTGATCTTCCAGCGACGGATCATCGCAGGTCTGACCGCAGGCGGCGTCAAGTCGTGA
- a CDS encoding ABC transporter substrate-binding protein, protein MVLNSKAMRRAAIAASAVSMLVLAGCSSDSDNGGDTTTTAASGGSSSSEGRGPITIVEGQDALNEALENIISDWNAEHPDEKVTLKPLAKEANAQVDDITQRMQAKSDEYDLIGVDVVNTAQFAANGWLVPLEGDLKIDTSGLLPSTVASGTYNGKLYAAPKNTNAAFLYYRKDLVEKAPTTWAELKENCPKAVEAGISCYVGQFKNYEGLTVNTTEITNAFGGPWVGADGITPAIDDKTKEGVQFIVDSFADNTIPQEALTYSEGESQSAFGEGKALFMRSWSGFSVDGEETSVAGKYGYTVLPGVDGPGASTVGGYNVGISAFSDAPATARDFLEFMQTQKSQTYFTEVGGAPVLSAVYDDPAVLAQFPYFATLKEALASAQPRPVTPYYTQVSKSISDNTYAAIRGEKTVEQALADTKAGIETAGN, encoded by the coding sequence ATGGTTCTGAACTCGAAGGCGATGCGTCGGGCTGCAATTGCAGCGTCGGCAGTGTCGATGCTGGTACTGGCAGGCTGTTCATCCGATTCGGACAACGGCGGCGACACCACCACCACAGCCGCATCCGGGGGATCGTCCTCCAGCGAAGGCCGCGGCCCCATCACGATCGTCGAGGGCCAGGATGCCCTGAACGAGGCGCTCGAAAACATCATCTCCGACTGGAATGCCGAGCATCCGGACGAGAAGGTCACCCTGAAGCCGCTGGCCAAGGAAGCCAACGCGCAGGTCGACGACATCACCCAGCGCATGCAGGCCAAGAGCGATGAGTACGACCTCATCGGCGTCGACGTCGTCAACACCGCGCAGTTCGCTGCCAACGGCTGGCTGGTTCCGCTCGAGGGTGACCTGAAGATCGATACCTCGGGCCTCCTGCCGTCGACCGTCGCCTCCGGCACGTACAACGGCAAGCTCTACGCAGCGCCCAAGAACACCAACGCCGCGTTCCTGTACTACCGCAAGGACCTCGTCGAGAAGGCTCCCACCACGTGGGCCGAGCTCAAGGAAAACTGCCCGAAGGCTGTCGAAGCCGGCATCTCTTGCTACGTCGGTCAGTTCAAGAACTACGAAGGCCTGACGGTCAACACCACCGAGATCACCAATGCGTTCGGTGGACCGTGGGTCGGCGCTGACGGAATCACCCCGGCGATCGACGACAAGACGAAGGAAGGCGTGCAGTTCATCGTCGATTCCTTCGCAGACAACACGATCCCGCAGGAAGCGTTGACGTATTCCGAGGGCGAGTCGCAGAGCGCCTTCGGTGAAGGCAAGGCCCTGTTCATGCGTAGCTGGTCCGGCTTCTCGGTTGACGGCGAAGAGACCTCGGTTGCCGGCAAGTACGGCTACACGGTTCTCCCGGGCGTAGACGGACCGGGCGCATCGACGGTCGGCGGCTACAACGTCGGCATCAGCGCATTCTCGGACGCACCGGCAACGGCACGCGACTTCCTCGAGTTCATGCAGACCCAGAAGTCGCAGACGTACTTCACCGAGGTCGGCGGCGCACCCGTCCTCTCGGCTGTCTACGACGACCCGGCCGTGCTTGCACAGTTCCCGTACTTCGCGACACTGAAGGAAGCGCTTGCCTCCGCGCAGCCGCGTCCCGTCACGCCGTACTACACGCAGGTGTCGAAGTCGATTTCCGACAACACCTACGCTGCTATTCGCGGCGAGAAGACCGTCGAGCAGGCTTTGGCAGACACCAAGGCCGGCATCGAAACCGCCGGTAACTGA
- a CDS encoding amidase codes for MSRENWVGRDARTIAAAVGAGQVSARTVVEQHLRRVAECNGDLNALVTVCAEQALDAADGLDEQRRLGTNPGPLAGVPFTVKDLIATVGVRTTAGSRTLTDNIPTVDAPAVVALKAAGAILIGKTNTPEFGACGLTRNELFGTTASPVRPDGVFRSPGGSNGGESASIAAGMSVLGLGTDFGGSVRWPAHCTGLSSVRPTIGRIDPEGQYPGVLSGGRLLANPATMHGTIQTVGPLARNLGDVTLALRVLSRPYVAWTEPDTVCVDDLDIRWAPGEGTMPVDDEIVEAVRSAARSLDACEYDGRSLARGNALFGALRSVETHADILALKGDSGHSYDPDTAAILAAVYERASADVEALWADRAVLIDEFLSETGDVLILPVVSVLAPPIGVESFEVGGQSLAWMDALASSRAVSMLGLPSVVVLIGLSRNGLPIGVQVVARPFHEHVALAVAARMTTVATTLCPSAT; via the coding sequence ATGAGTCGTGAGAACTGGGTGGGCCGGGATGCACGAACCATTGCCGCGGCGGTCGGAGCGGGTCAGGTGTCGGCGCGAACCGTCGTCGAGCAGCATCTGCGCCGTGTCGCCGAGTGCAACGGCGACCTCAATGCCCTGGTCACGGTCTGTGCGGAGCAAGCGCTCGATGCCGCGGACGGACTGGACGAACAACGCCGTCTCGGAACGAACCCCGGTCCGTTGGCCGGTGTTCCGTTCACGGTGAAGGATCTGATCGCGACCGTCGGCGTGCGCACCACGGCTGGTTCGCGAACGCTGACCGACAACATCCCCACCGTCGACGCTCCCGCCGTCGTTGCGCTCAAAGCCGCGGGTGCAATTCTGATCGGAAAGACCAACACTCCGGAGTTCGGGGCGTGTGGGCTGACGCGCAACGAACTGTTCGGAACGACGGCAAGCCCGGTGCGGCCCGATGGTGTTTTTCGCTCGCCCGGTGGGTCGAATGGTGGTGAATCTGCGTCGATCGCCGCGGGGATGAGTGTGCTCGGCCTCGGTACGGATTTCGGCGGTTCGGTGCGGTGGCCCGCGCACTGCACCGGTCTCAGTTCTGTTCGGCCGACGATCGGCCGGATTGATCCGGAAGGGCAGTACCCGGGTGTGCTCTCTGGTGGTCGGCTACTGGCCAACCCGGCAACAATGCACGGAACTATCCAGACCGTCGGCCCACTGGCGCGCAATCTCGGGGATGTCACGCTTGCGCTGCGTGTCCTGTCGAGACCGTACGTCGCGTGGACCGAGCCGGATACCGTCTGCGTCGACGATCTCGACATCCGGTGGGCGCCGGGCGAGGGAACGATGCCCGTCGACGACGAGATCGTGGAGGCGGTTCGGTCGGCGGCGCGCAGCCTCGATGCGTGTGAGTACGACGGTCGTTCTCTGGCCAGGGGTAACGCTCTGTTCGGTGCGTTGCGATCGGTCGAGACCCACGCGGATATACTTGCCCTGAAGGGAGATTCAGGGCACTCCTATGATCCGGACACCGCTGCGATACTGGCCGCTGTGTACGAGAGGGCCAGTGCGGACGTCGAAGCCCTGTGGGCGGATCGAGCGGTGCTGATCGACGAATTCCTCAGCGAGACAGGCGATGTACTGATTCTTCCGGTTGTGTCTGTTCTCGCACCGCCGATTGGTGTCGAGAGCTTCGAGGTAGGCGGCCAGAGCCTCGCCTGGATGGACGCACTGGCGAGTTCCCGGGCCGTCAGCATGCTCGGGCTTCCATCGGTTGTCGTTCTGATAGGGTTGTCGCGCAATGGTTTACCGATCGGCGTGCAGGTAGTCGCGCGCCCGTTCCATGAGCACGTGGCGTTGGCGGTAGCGGCGCGGATGACGACGGTTGCGACGACGTTGTGTCCGTCGGCTACGTAG
- a CDS encoding carbohydrate ABC transporter permease, producing the protein MAEPQDPSAAVPANPTVGAGSTGPDRSGVGGRHRAPEPLEEPSVSEGAGMSLTKVLPDSADAPPPPPDMPPPPSADKPKKRRRVPPWVFVAPSLIVLAVIIVYPLGRAIWMSMHSDGKKLDPETGMFVTGQFTWFDNYKNWITQSCNTANGAIPCPPGTLGSQFWQSIGNTFGFTIVTVLLETLIGLSMALIMAKTFRGRGLLRASVLIPWAIPTAVTAKLWFFIFANDGIANKILGTNILWTADPWPARFAIVVADVWKTAPFMALLILAGLQMIPADVYEAAKVDGATAWQRFRMITLPLVKPALMVAVLFRTMDALRMYDLPAIMMGSNPATSTISVLVVDQMRVGANSASALSTITFLIIFAVAFILVRFLGANAVSTQEKQRKGEPV; encoded by the coding sequence ATGGCAGAACCGCAGGATCCTTCCGCGGCTGTGCCTGCCAACCCCACGGTCGGGGCCGGGTCAACCGGTCCCGACCGTTCGGGCGTTGGTGGGAGACACCGAGCGCCGGAACCGCTAGAAGAGCCGTCGGTATCCGAGGGTGCAGGGATGTCCCTGACCAAGGTTCTGCCCGACTCTGCAGATGCGCCTCCGCCACCGCCGGACATGCCTCCACCCCCGTCGGCCGACAAGCCGAAAAAGCGTCGACGCGTCCCGCCGTGGGTGTTTGTCGCTCCGTCGTTGATCGTTCTCGCAGTCATCATCGTGTACCCGCTCGGGCGCGCGATCTGGATGTCGATGCACAGCGACGGCAAGAAACTCGATCCCGAGACCGGCATGTTCGTCACCGGTCAGTTCACGTGGTTCGACAACTACAAGAACTGGATCACCCAGTCCTGCAACACTGCGAACGGCGCGATTCCGTGTCCTCCCGGAACGCTCGGCTCGCAGTTCTGGCAGTCGATCGGCAATACCTTCGGATTCACGATCGTCACGGTTCTGCTCGAGACGCTGATCGGTCTCTCGATGGCGTTGATCATGGCCAAGACTTTCCGGGGGCGCGGTTTGCTGCGCGCCTCGGTTTTGATTCCGTGGGCCATCCCCACCGCTGTCACCGCGAAGTTGTGGTTCTTCATCTTTGCCAACGACGGCATCGCCAACAAGATTCTCGGTACCAACATCCTGTGGACGGCTGATCCCTGGCCGGCTCGATTCGCGATCGTCGTCGCCGACGTCTGGAAGACAGCGCCGTTCATGGCACTGCTCATCCTCGCGGGCCTGCAGATGATTCCCGCCGACGTCTACGAAGCAGCCAAGGTCGACGGTGCAACCGCGTGGCAGCGCTTCCGCATGATCACATTGCCGTTGGTCAAGCCCGCACTCATGGTGGCCGTGCTCTTCCGCACGATGGACGCCCTGCGCATGTACGACCTGCCCGCAATCATGATGGGATCCAATCCCGCCACGTCCACCATCTCGGTCCTGGTGGTCGATCAGATGCGCGTCGGCGCCAATTCGGCATCAGCACTGTCCACCATCACGTTCCTCATCATCTTCGCTGTGGCCTTCATCCTGGTTCGATTCCTCGGAGCCAACGCGGTCAGCACGCAGGAAAAGCAGCGGAAAGGGGAGCCGGTATGA
- a CDS encoding MFS transporter — translation MAFAAGGAWIKELSEADGPGAGARRAAISLSAGFGCGGLFGGLIAQWLPAPEVVPYLAHITLMIGAGIVVWGAPETRISRLAGTKLRLTALRSRYFVGGVAPWSPWVFGTAALAFTTLPPHAADSTGSLSIAFTGTIAALTLLTGALVQPWARKLSSHGDMAAVGTGVVLAAAGFLTPGIALSTDGGLSVSLIVVASALLGSAYGVLLVSGLVIVEKNAAAEDLAGTIALFYCFVYVGFAVPFVFSLLEPHIGYPLCLTRSTVLVSMGFAFAARSSRQLSAPTATLTPRA, via the coding sequence ATGGCGTTTGCCGCCGGTGGCGCGTGGATCAAGGAACTCAGTGAGGCCGACGGCCCCGGCGCAGGTGCGCGCCGCGCCGCAATTTCGCTCTCGGCGGGCTTCGGTTGCGGGGGATTGTTCGGTGGCCTGATCGCGCAATGGCTGCCCGCTCCCGAAGTTGTGCCATACCTGGCCCACATCACCTTGATGATCGGCGCCGGCATTGTGGTGTGGGGTGCCCCCGAAACCCGCATCAGCCGACTTGCCGGCACAAAACTGCGTCTGACCGCGCTGCGGAGCCGGTACTTCGTCGGCGGGGTCGCACCGTGGTCGCCCTGGGTGTTCGGCACTGCGGCGCTTGCCTTCACGACGCTCCCGCCGCACGCCGCCGACTCCACGGGGTCGTTGTCGATCGCATTCACCGGCACGATTGCCGCGCTGACGCTGCTCACCGGCGCACTCGTGCAGCCCTGGGCTCGGAAGCTGTCCAGCCACGGCGACATGGCAGCCGTGGGAACGGGCGTTGTGCTCGCCGCTGCCGGTTTCCTGACCCCTGGTATCGCTCTGTCGACCGACGGCGGCTTGTCGGTGTCGCTCATCGTCGTCGCGTCCGCGTTACTCGGCTCCGCCTACGGTGTCCTACTGGTGTCGGGTTTGGTCATCGTCGAGAAGAACGCCGCCGCGGAGGATCTTGCCGGCACGATCGCGCTCTTCTACTGCTTCGTCTACGTGGGTTTTGCGGTGCCCTTCGTCTTCTCACTCCTCGAACCTCACATCGGCTATCCGCTTTGCCTGACCCGCTCGACGGTACTCGTGAGCATGGGTTTTGCTTTCGCGGCGCGCAGTTCACGGCAGTTGTCGGCGCCAACCGCTACTCTCACGCCAAGGGCTTGA
- a CDS encoding T3SS (YopN, CesT) and YbjN peptide-binding chaperone 1, translating into MSEHTFDLEITAAWTAFGTRLSRYITAMQDNDTLVVESQHDSQDNLDYAPACIQFFAWDQTRVRCEVPSNQFLHPLRMLEPEDHESLIGWGFNRPDQCEHDNTGTFYIDVDRSQPDGVVAQALRVLGDMWSIAHPSFLNMQVSGREDIPAFDNGQAGASEYDSLNELVDNALGRLLDYTPARDDDGDIPLVRGEQITYVRVLEDDQYVEVFSRVVHSIPDTNHAALVLSQLNRQWPTIKLILVEQSVLGVARVDAAPFAPDHLLRTIRSFAELADASDELAEELGGQPIRADGELFSTDEPDSDGLNAVFDGSSAEWHDCNEFPPALMSILELDADLTGGLTPDDVAEICGRDRDTILEYLRISQEQEAEWHNALTNAIAVGGEDIELCTGEKLAWTQTIAHLRQALRVVVLPQKGSGTQ; encoded by the coding sequence ATGTCGGAGCACACTTTCGATCTCGAGATCACTGCCGCCTGGACTGCATTCGGGACTCGCCTGTCTCGGTACATCACGGCAATGCAGGACAACGACACCCTCGTCGTGGAATCGCAGCACGACTCGCAAGACAACCTCGACTACGCGCCCGCGTGCATCCAGTTCTTCGCGTGGGATCAGACCCGCGTCAGATGCGAGGTACCGTCCAATCAATTCCTGCACCCGTTGCGGATGCTCGAACCCGAAGATCACGAGTCGCTGATCGGGTGGGGATTCAATCGCCCCGACCAATGCGAGCACGACAACACCGGCACCTTCTACATCGATGTGGATCGGTCCCAGCCCGACGGCGTGGTCGCACAAGCGTTGCGGGTGCTGGGCGACATGTGGAGCATTGCGCACCCGAGTTTTCTCAACATGCAGGTGAGCGGCCGCGAAGATATTCCGGCGTTCGACAACGGTCAGGCGGGTGCCAGCGAATACGACTCGTTGAACGAGCTGGTCGACAACGCTCTCGGCCGGCTTCTCGACTACACCCCCGCGCGCGACGACGACGGCGACATCCCGCTCGTTCGGGGAGAACAGATCACCTATGTCCGCGTACTCGAAGACGACCAGTACGTCGAAGTTTTCTCTCGGGTCGTTCACTCGATACCAGACACAAACCATGCGGCTCTGGTTCTGTCCCAACTCAATCGGCAGTGGCCCACCATCAAGCTCATCCTGGTAGAACAGAGCGTTCTCGGCGTGGCCAGGGTCGACGCCGCCCCGTTTGCGCCCGATCATCTACTACGAACGATCCGGTCCTTCGCCGAGCTGGCGGACGCATCGGACGAACTCGCCGAAGAACTTGGTGGGCAACCGATTCGAGCCGATGGAGAGCTCTTCTCCACTGACGAACCGGACAGCGACGGGCTCAATGCCGTTTTCGACGGCTCTTCCGCCGAATGGCACGACTGCAACGAGTTTCCGCCCGCACTCATGTCGATCCTCGAACTCGACGCCGACCTGACCGGGGGACTCACCCCCGACGACGTCGCAGAAATCTGCGGACGCGACCGCGACACCATTCTCGAGTATCTGCGTATCAGTCAGGAGCAGGAAGCCGAGTGGCATAACGCCCTGACAAACGCTATCGCTGTCGGCGGCGAAGACATCGAATTGTGCACCGGCGAGAAGCTCGCCTGGACGCAGACGATTGCCCACCTGCGCCAAGCGCTGCGCGTTGTTGTCCTGCCGCAAAAAGGCAGCGGTACGCAGTAG
- a CDS encoding ABC transporter ATP-binding protein — protein MASVTFEGTTCLFPGSNSPAVDKLDLQIEDGEFLVLVGPSGCGKSTTLRMLAGLEEVHSGRILIGDRDVTGQEPKERDIAMVFQNYALYPHMTVAENMGFALKLAGTNKTETRARVEEVAKMLDLEPYLDRKPKALSGGQRQRVAMGRAIVRQPQVFLMDEPLSNLDAKLRVQTRTQIAQLQRRLATTMVYVTHDQVEAMTMGDRVAVLDKGILQQCASPRELYNRPKNVFVAGFMGSPAMNLFTLPLTDGGVVFGDVVVPVSRETLNGTPETDVTLGIRPEHLEIAASGIPMDVDVVEELGSDAYVYGRTTIGGSPQQIVARGDWRNPPQKGDRVNLRVDPDKVHVFASSDGRRLG, from the coding sequence ATGGCTTCAGTGACATTCGAGGGAACGACGTGTCTGTTCCCCGGATCGAATTCTCCCGCAGTCGACAAACTCGACCTCCAGATCGAGGACGGCGAGTTCCTTGTTCTCGTCGGACCGTCCGGTTGTGGAAAGTCGACGACGCTCCGCATGCTGGCGGGTCTCGAAGAGGTCCACAGTGGCCGCATTCTCATCGGTGACCGCGACGTCACCGGTCAGGAGCCCAAGGAACGTGACATCGCGATGGTGTTCCAGAACTACGCGCTCTACCCGCACATGACAGTGGCCGAGAACATGGGATTCGCCCTCAAGTTGGCTGGCACCAACAAGACGGAAACCCGAGCTCGCGTCGAGGAAGTTGCCAAGATGCTCGACCTCGAGCCGTACCTGGATCGCAAGCCGAAAGCGCTCTCGGGCGGTCAGCGTCAGCGAGTTGCCATGGGTCGCGCCATCGTCCGGCAACCGCAGGTGTTCCTGATGGACGAGCCGCTCTCCAATCTCGACGCAAAACTACGTGTGCAGACACGTACGCAGATCGCGCAATTGCAGCGACGCCTCGCGACCACGATGGTCTACGTGACGCACGATCAGGTCGAGGCGATGACCATGGGTGATCGCGTCGCCGTCCTCGACAAGGGAATTCTGCAGCAGTGTGCGTCGCCGCGGGAGCTGTACAACCGGCCGAAGAACGTGTTTGTCGCCGGCTTCATGGGTTCGCCCGCGATGAATCTCTTCACGCTTCCGCTCACTGACGGTGGTGTGGTGTTCGGTGACGTGGTTGTCCCTGTTTCCCGTGAAACATTGAACGGCACACCCGAGACCGACGTGACACTCGGAATCCGCCCGGAACACCTCGAAATTGCCGCCTCGGGCATTCCGATGGACGTCGACGTCGTCGAAGAACTCGGGTCAGATGCCTACGTCTACGGCCGCACGACTATCGGCGGCAGCCCACAACAGATCGTGGCGCGAGGTGACTGGCGCAATCCGCCGCAGAAGGGTGATCGCGTGAATCTTCGAGTCGACCCGGACAAGGTGCATGTTTTTGCATCGAGCGACGGCCGTCGCCTCGGCTGA
- a CDS encoding transglycosylase domain-containing protein, which yields MSPSNRSNAAGGAASSSRRSGNPGKPAKKKRSKWRFVRRTIYVLVLLMIVVPASVFAVAYSRTEVPRPADMQNEQVSTIYMADGTTVLGKVVPPEGNRTEVALSAIPIHVRDAVISAEDRNFYTNPGFSISGFARAARDNIMGKASAGGGSTITQQYVKNVLVGDERSIDRKLRELVISAKMAREWSKDDILAAYLNTIYFGRGAYGIAAASTAYFDKPVSDLTVGEGAVLASVIQSPSFLDPETNLPALEARWNYVLNGMVDLGTLAKADREAMTFPVVAAANRPTDLNQAPGPEGHIKAQVLKELAEAGISDETLNTAGLQITTTIDPQAQAAALNAVNKNLDGEPEELRTAAVSINPRTGGVSAYYGGTDGAGFDYAQAPLQTGSAFKVFGLVAALMEDIPLSARFDSSPLTINGVTIGNVGGESCGTCTIAEALKRSLNTSFYRLMLSMEDGPQKIADAAHLAGIPERIPGLDYPTLTQAGDPPENGIVLGQYQSRVIDMASAYATLANSGVYQQPHFIQKVVTADGEVLLDRPVSPGERRLDAAVAENVTQAMLPIASYSNGHALAGGRAVASKTGTAQLGDTGQNKDAWMVGYTPSLSTAVWIGTSDAQAITNYNGGLIYGSGLPADIWKSTMDGALKGSDVETFPWPDPIGGQAGVPANSGATSPNDRSTGAATPPSTTLNIPGLPPVEIPQIPQRPRSIEILPGIVIPLPG from the coding sequence GTGAGTCCATCGAATAGATCGAATGCGGCAGGTGGTGCTGCATCGTCTTCGCGTCGCTCCGGCAACCCGGGAAAACCGGCCAAGAAGAAACGCTCCAAGTGGCGGTTCGTCCGGCGGACGATCTACGTGCTCGTCCTTCTGATGATCGTCGTGCCTGCCTCCGTGTTTGCTGTTGCCTACAGTCGCACGGAGGTTCCTCGTCCGGCTGACATGCAGAACGAACAGGTCTCCACCATCTACATGGCCGACGGCACCACGGTGCTCGGGAAGGTGGTGCCCCCGGAGGGGAACCGCACCGAAGTTGCGTTGTCGGCCATCCCGATCCATGTTCGTGACGCCGTCATTTCTGCTGAGGACCGCAATTTCTACACCAACCCGGGCTTCTCGATTTCGGGGTTCGCACGCGCGGCCCGAGACAACATCATGGGCAAGGCAAGCGCCGGCGGTGGGTCCACGATCACGCAGCAATACGTGAAGAACGTGTTGGTCGGCGACGAGCGCAGTATCGACAGAAAGCTGCGTGAGCTTGTCATCTCCGCCAAGATGGCGCGCGAGTGGTCCAAGGACGACATCCTTGCGGCGTATCTGAACACCATTTACTTCGGCCGCGGTGCGTACGGCATCGCAGCGGCGTCGACGGCGTACTTCGACAAGCCGGTCAGTGACCTGACCGTCGGCGAAGGCGCTGTTCTCGCGTCGGTGATCCAGAGTCCGTCGTTTCTCGACCCGGAGACCAATCTCCCCGCCCTCGAAGCGCGATGGAACTACGTGCTGAACGGAATGGTCGACCTGGGGACGCTTGCCAAGGCAGACCGTGAGGCGATGACGTTTCCCGTTGTCGCGGCGGCCAACCGCCCCACCGATCTGAATCAGGCTCCCGGCCCGGAAGGCCACATCAAGGCGCAGGTCCTCAAGGAACTCGCCGAAGCCGGTATCAGTGACGAGACGCTGAATACGGCTGGTCTACAGATCACGACCACCATCGACCCTCAGGCGCAGGCAGCTGCACTCAACGCGGTGAACAAGAACCTCGACGGGGAGCCGGAGGAACTGCGCACTGCGGCAGTGTCCATCAACCCACGAACCGGCGGCGTGTCCGCGTACTACGGCGGCACGGACGGCGCTGGTTTCGACTACGCCCAGGCGCCGCTGCAGACGGGTTCGGCGTTCAAGGTCTTCGGACTGGTGGCCGCGCTGATGGAAGACATCCCACTATCGGCTCGCTTCGACAGTTCGCCGCTCACGATCAACGGCGTGACCATCGGTAACGTCGGCGGCGAATCCTGCGGAACCTGCACCATCGCCGAAGCCCTGAAGCGTTCGCTCAACACCAGTTTCTACCGCCTGATGCTCTCGATGGAGGACGGTCCGCAGAAGATCGCCGACGCAGCTCACCTGGCCGGCATCCCCGAGCGTATTCCCGGGCTCGACTACCCCACCCTGACCCAAGCGGGTGACCCGCCGGAGAACGGAATTGTGCTCGGGCAGTATCAGTCCCGAGTCATCGACATGGCGTCCGCCTACGCAACTCTCGCCAACTCCGGGGTCTATCAGCAGCCACACTTCATCCAGAAGGTGGTGACGGCCGACGGTGAAGTTCTCCTCGATCGTCCCGTCTCCCCCGGTGAGCGTCGACTCGACGCTGCCGTCGCCGAGAACGTCACGCAGGCGATGCTGCCGATCGCGTCGTACTCCAACGGCCACGCGCTGGCCGGTGGTCGCGCCGTCGCTTCGAAGACCGGCACCGCTCAGCTCGGTGACACCGGTCAGAACAAGGACGCCTGGATGGTCGGATACACGCCGTCCCTGTCCACGGCGGTGTGGATCGGCACTTCGGATGCCCAAGCCATCACCAACTACAACGGCGGATTGATCTATGGTTCGGGGCTTCCTGCCGATATCTGGAAGAGCACGATGGACGGCGCGCTGAAGGGGTCCGACGTCGAGACGTTCCCGTGGCCGGATCCGATCGGTGGACAGGCCGGTGTTCCCGCCAACTCCGGTGCGACGTCGCCGAACGACCGCAGTACGGGGGCAGCTACCCCGCCTTCCACCACGCTGAACATTCCGGGACTGCCGCCGGTGGAAATTCCGCAGATCCCGCAGCGGCCCCGTTCGATCGAGATTCTTCCGGGCATCGTCATTCCGTTGCCTGGCTGA